The Geotalea uraniireducens Rf4 genome window below encodes:
- a CDS encoding IS3-like element ISGur10 family transposase (programmed frameshift), translating to MAPEDLTRQQQELTTSPPDPEVAEKPVRRRFTAKYKLDILNQVDSCTKPGSLAALLRREGLYASNLNTWRRQRDEGSLAALTPKQRGRKALKPDPMAVENERLRKEITRLAKRLKQAELIIDVQKKGLADPGDHLGYAARERERLMEAVEILAPDVGTDPACKALGVSRAGLYRRRAISKTAPRVPQKRPVPPRTLPSEERQAVLDILHSERFQDKAPHEVYATLLDEGAYHCSIRTMYRILEENAEVKERRNQLRHPDYKKPELLATAPNQVWSWDITKLMGPAKWSYFYLYVILDIFSRYVVGWMVATCESSELAKRLFKETCEKQVIQKGQLTIHADRGSSMKSKPVAFLFADLGITKTHSRPYTSDDNPYSEAQFKTLKYQPDFPERFGSIEDARSFCQTFFPWYNQEHKHSGISLLTPEVVHYGRAEEVIRSRQTVLTAAYAAHPERFVRKIPLHKPLPEAAWINPPKPATS from the exons ATGGCCCCCGAAGATTTAACTCGGCAACAGCAGGAATTGACTACCTCACCGCCTGACCCGGAGGTAGCGGAAAAGCCTGTACGCAGGCGTTTCACGGCTAAGTACAAACTTGACATCCTAAACCAAGTCGACTCTTGCACCAAGCCCGGTAGCCTGGCAGCGCTATTACGTCGAGAGGGGCTTTATGCTTCCAACCTCAACACCTGGCGCCGCCAGCGGGATGAAGGAAGCCTTGCGGCGCTTACGCCCAAGCAGAGGGGCCGTAAAGCGCTAAAGCCCGATCCCATGGCCGTCGAGAACGAGCGACTGCGCAAGGAGATTACCCGCCTTGCCAAACGCCTCAAACAGGCCGAGTTGATCATCGATGTCCAAAAAAAAG GTCTCGCAGATCCTGGGGATCACCTTGGATACGCCGCCAGAGAGCGAGAGCGACTGATGGAAGCTGTCGAAATACTTGCCCCTGATGTGGGCACCGATCCTGCCTGTAAAGCTCTTGGTGTTTCCCGTGCCGGGCTGTATCGCAGGCGCGCAATCAGCAAGACAGCGCCGCGTGTACCCCAAAAGCGCCCTGTGCCGCCACGGACCTTGCCATCAGAGGAAAGGCAGGCAGTACTCGATATTCTGCATTCCGAGCGCTTTCAGGACAAGGCACCCCATGAGGTGTATGCAACGCTTTTGGACGAAGGGGCCTATCACTGCTCGATCCGCACGATGTATCGAATTCTCGAAGAAAACGCCGAAGTCAAAGAGCGGAGAAATCAGTTGCGGCATCCCGACTACAAAAAGCCTGAGCTTCTGGCAACGGCCCCAAATCAAGTCTGGTCGTGGGATATTACCAAATTGATGGGGCCTGCTAAATGGTCCTATTTTTACCTCTATGTGATTCTCGATATCTTCAGCCGCTATGTGGTCGGCTGGATGGTTGCAACCTGCGAGTCGTCGGAACTGGCCAAACGGCTGTTCAAAGAAACGTGTGAGAAACAAGTCATCCAGAAAGGGCAGTTAACGATCCACGCCGATCGCGGCTCTTCCATGAAATCCAAGCCGGTAGCTTTTCTGTTTGCTGATCTGGGGATCACTAAAACGCACTCAAGGCCCTATACGAGCGACGACAACCCATATTCGGAAGCCCAATTTAAAACGCTGAAATATCAGCCTGATTTCCCGGAAAGATTCGGCAGTATAGAAGACGCAAGATCGTTCTGCCAAACCTTTTTCCCCTGGTATAACCAGGAACACAAGCATTCCGGCATCAGCCTACTTACACCTGAAGTAGTACATTACGGCAGAGCTGAGGAAGTCATCCGATCAAGGCAAACCGTGTTGACTGCTGCTTATGCAGCCCATCCTGAACGCTTCGTCAGGAAAATACCATTACATAAACCGTTACCGGAAGCGGCGTGGATCAACCCGCCAAAACCGGCCACTAGCTAA